A stretch of the Elephas maximus indicus isolate mEleMax1 chromosome 3, mEleMax1 primary haplotype, whole genome shotgun sequence genome encodes the following:
- the ANKLE1 gene encoding ankyrin repeat and LEM domain-containing protein 1 isoform X1, with translation MGAADRLAQLLRAALRAEEPREVEELLRRGADPNLVLPDGAAAMHLAAGARRPRGLRCLEALLRRGGDPNVRSSEGLTPLHVAAAWGCLRGVELLLSQGADPVLRDQDGLRALDLAEQQGHRDCARVLGKLGMRTRIRAPTQEQEPDPEPGGPEENGQRTSLSVPPNVTLDSTVLQTQLGIGDGRDLGLEAAPGQPNLPEPQEAANQNHNLEAPLGLWDYSSEASFVTAVEASGAEDSAPDSPPWARSLPHTMQGLLPGVCPPQRVPRSLSASPLAHRAIMGNREAELNSHLQALTLSSTDADDSASSSSTSSTPCPAQNPPWEPPLGPPDLYFLTDDQTSLDSDVAALWLTEDEEQSTDGRDPVPTCWHPPVPAVSDLELLWQLRVHGESPGPITPFTRPYYLQRLEEAKAGPGPNLAGHSPELAKALRTGRIPDAQAEEDALAQQFEQPDPARRWREGIVKSSFTYLLLDPRETQDLPGRAFLLTPAERLQTFVRAIFYVGKGTRARPDAHLWEAIGQRGRPGKQACAKVRRILDIWASDRGVISLHCFQHVVAAEAYTREACLVDALGIQTLTNQKQGHCYGVVASWPPARRRRLGVHLLHRALLVFLAEGERELRPQDIQARG, from the exons ATGGGCGCTGCAGACCGGCTGGCGCAGCTGCTGCGGGCGGCGCTTCGGGCGGAGGAGCCGCG GGAAGTGGAGGAGCTGCTGCGGCGCGGCGCCGACCCCAACCTGGTGCTACCGGACGGCGCGGCGGCCATGCATCTGGCGGCCGGGGCGCGGCGCCCGCGCGGCCTCCGCTGCCTCGAGGCGCTGCTGCGGCGGGGCGGGGATCCCAACGTTCG CTCGTCTGAGGGCCTGACCCCGCTGCATGTGGCTGCCGCCTGGGGCTGTCTCCGCGGCGTGGAGCTGCTGCTGAGCCAGGGAGCGGACCCGGTGCTGCGCGACCAG GACGGTCTCCGCGCGCTCGATCTGGCAGAGCAGCAGGGACACCGGGACTGCGCGCGCGTCCTGGGGAAGCTGGGGATGCGAACCCGGATCCGCGCACCGACTCAGGAGCAGGAGCCCGATCCAGAGCCCGGTG GCCCTGAAGAAAATGGACAGCGCACCAGCCTTTCTGTCCCTCCCAATGTGACCTTGGACTCCACAGTGCTCCAGACCCAGCTGGGCATAGGTGACGGTAGGGACCTGGGCCTTGAGGCTGCTCCTGGGCAGCCCAACCTCCCTGAGCCCCAggaggctgctaaccagaaccaCAACTTGGAGGCCCCCCTGGGGCTTTGGGACTACAGCTCTGAAGCCTCCTTTGTCACCGCAGTGGAGGCCTCTGGAGCCGAGGACTCAGCCCCTGACAGCCCCCCCTGGGCCAGGTCATTGCCCcacaccatgcagggactcctgcCTGGTGTCTGTCCACCCCAGAGGGTGCCAAGGTCCCTGAGTGCCTCACCGCTGGCTCATCGAGCCATAATGGGGAACAGGGAGGCAGAACTCAACTCTCATCTGCAGGCCCTGACTCTGTCTTCCACGGATGCAGATGACTCCGCTTCCTCCTCCTCTACCTCCTCCACTCCTTGCCCAGCCCAGAACCCCCCATGGGAACCGCCACTGGGACCCCCTGACCTGTACTTCCTGACCGATGACCAGACATCCCTTGACAGCGATGTGGCTGCCCTTTGGCTGACAGAGGACGAGGAGCAGTCCACAGATGGCAGGGACCCTGTCCCCACTTGCTGGCACCCACCGGTCCCTGCCGTGTCTGACCTGGAGCTGCTGTGGCAACTCCGAGTGCACGGAGAGAGTCCTGGCCCCATCACACCCTTCACCCGACCATACTACCTCCAGCGGCTAGAAGAAGCCAAGGCTGGGCCTG GCCCAAACCTTGCAGGTCACAGCCCGGAGCTGGCCAAGGCCCTGCGGACAGGCCGCATCCCAGATGCCCAGGCAGAAGAGGACGCACTAGCCCAGCAGTTTGAGCAGCCTGATCCCGCCAGGAGGTGGCGGGAAGGAATTGTGAAGTCTAGCTTCACGTACCTGCTGCTGGACCCCAG GGAAACTCAGGACCTGCCAGGCCGAGCCTTCTTGCTGACCCCAGCTGAACGTCTCCAGACATTTGTCCGCGCCATCTTCTATGTGGGCAAGGGGACGCGGGCCCGCCCAGATGCCCATCTCTGGGAAGCCATTGGCCAACGTGGGCGGCCAGGAAAGCAG GCCTGTGCCAAGGTGCGCCGGATTCTGGACATCTGGGCCAGTGACCGTGGTGTCATCTCCCTGCATTGCTTCCAGCACGTGGTCGCCGCGGAGGCCTACACACGGGAGGCATGTCTTGTGGATGCTCTAG GGATCCAGACGCTGACCAACCAGAAACAAGGGCATTGCTACGGAGTGGTGGCGAGCTGGCCTCCTGCCCGGCGCCGCCGCCTGGGGGTGCACCTGCTGCACCGTGCCCTCCTTGTCTTCCTAGCTGAGGGCGAGCGAGAACTGCGGCCCCAGGACATCCAGGCCCGCGGCTGA
- the ANKLE1 gene encoding ankyrin repeat and LEM domain-containing protein 1 isoform X2, with the protein MGAADRLAQLLRAALRAEEPREVEELLRRGADPNLVLPDGAAAMHLAAGARRPRGLRCLEALLRRGGDPNVRSSEGLTPLHVAAAWGCLRGVELLLSQGADPVLRDQDGLRALDLAEQQGHRDCARVLGKLGMRTRIRAPTQEQEPDPEPGGPEENGQRTSLSVPPNVTLDSTVLQTQLGIGDGRDLGLEAAPGQPNLPEPQEAANQNHNLEAPLGLWDYSSEASFVTAVEASGAEDSAPDSPPWARSLPHTMQGLLPGVCPPQRVPRSLSASPLAHRAIMGNREAELNSHLQALTLSSTDADDSASSSSTSSTPCPAQNPPWEPPLGPPDLYFLTDDQTSLDSDVAALWLTEDEEQSTDGRDPVPTCWHPPVPAVSDLELLWQLRVHGESPGPITPFTRPYYLQRLEEAKAGPGPNLAGHSPELAKALRTGRIPDAQAEEDALAQQFEQPDPARRWREGIVKSSFTYLLLDPRETQDLPGRAFLLTPAERLQTFVRAIFYVGKGTRARPDAHLWEAIGQRGRPGKQACAKVRRILDIWASDRGVISLHCFQHVVAAEAYTREACLVDALAEGERELRPQDIQARG; encoded by the exons ATGGGCGCTGCAGACCGGCTGGCGCAGCTGCTGCGGGCGGCGCTTCGGGCGGAGGAGCCGCG GGAAGTGGAGGAGCTGCTGCGGCGCGGCGCCGACCCCAACCTGGTGCTACCGGACGGCGCGGCGGCCATGCATCTGGCGGCCGGGGCGCGGCGCCCGCGCGGCCTCCGCTGCCTCGAGGCGCTGCTGCGGCGGGGCGGGGATCCCAACGTTCG CTCGTCTGAGGGCCTGACCCCGCTGCATGTGGCTGCCGCCTGGGGCTGTCTCCGCGGCGTGGAGCTGCTGCTGAGCCAGGGAGCGGACCCGGTGCTGCGCGACCAG GACGGTCTCCGCGCGCTCGATCTGGCAGAGCAGCAGGGACACCGGGACTGCGCGCGCGTCCTGGGGAAGCTGGGGATGCGAACCCGGATCCGCGCACCGACTCAGGAGCAGGAGCCCGATCCAGAGCCCGGTG GCCCTGAAGAAAATGGACAGCGCACCAGCCTTTCTGTCCCTCCCAATGTGACCTTGGACTCCACAGTGCTCCAGACCCAGCTGGGCATAGGTGACGGTAGGGACCTGGGCCTTGAGGCTGCTCCTGGGCAGCCCAACCTCCCTGAGCCCCAggaggctgctaaccagaaccaCAACTTGGAGGCCCCCCTGGGGCTTTGGGACTACAGCTCTGAAGCCTCCTTTGTCACCGCAGTGGAGGCCTCTGGAGCCGAGGACTCAGCCCCTGACAGCCCCCCCTGGGCCAGGTCATTGCCCcacaccatgcagggactcctgcCTGGTGTCTGTCCACCCCAGAGGGTGCCAAGGTCCCTGAGTGCCTCACCGCTGGCTCATCGAGCCATAATGGGGAACAGGGAGGCAGAACTCAACTCTCATCTGCAGGCCCTGACTCTGTCTTCCACGGATGCAGATGACTCCGCTTCCTCCTCCTCTACCTCCTCCACTCCTTGCCCAGCCCAGAACCCCCCATGGGAACCGCCACTGGGACCCCCTGACCTGTACTTCCTGACCGATGACCAGACATCCCTTGACAGCGATGTGGCTGCCCTTTGGCTGACAGAGGACGAGGAGCAGTCCACAGATGGCAGGGACCCTGTCCCCACTTGCTGGCACCCACCGGTCCCTGCCGTGTCTGACCTGGAGCTGCTGTGGCAACTCCGAGTGCACGGAGAGAGTCCTGGCCCCATCACACCCTTCACCCGACCATACTACCTCCAGCGGCTAGAAGAAGCCAAGGCTGGGCCTG GCCCAAACCTTGCAGGTCACAGCCCGGAGCTGGCCAAGGCCCTGCGGACAGGCCGCATCCCAGATGCCCAGGCAGAAGAGGACGCACTAGCCCAGCAGTTTGAGCAGCCTGATCCCGCCAGGAGGTGGCGGGAAGGAATTGTGAAGTCTAGCTTCACGTACCTGCTGCTGGACCCCAG GGAAACTCAGGACCTGCCAGGCCGAGCCTTCTTGCTGACCCCAGCTGAACGTCTCCAGACATTTGTCCGCGCCATCTTCTATGTGGGCAAGGGGACGCGGGCCCGCCCAGATGCCCATCTCTGGGAAGCCATTGGCCAACGTGGGCGGCCAGGAAAGCAG GCCTGTGCCAAGGTGCGCCGGATTCTGGACATCTGGGCCAGTGACCGTGGTGTCATCTCCCTGCATTGCTTCCAGCACGTGGTCGCCGCGGAGGCCTACACACGGGAGGCATGTCTTGTGGATGCTCTAG CTGAGGGCGAGCGAGAACTGCGGCCCCAGGACATCCAGGCCCGCGGCTGA